One Tubulanus polymorphus chromosome 5, tnTubPoly1.2, whole genome shotgun sequence DNA segment encodes these proteins:
- the LOC141905825 gene encoding putative ribosome biogenesis protein RLP24 → MRLEKCYYCSSTVYPGHGVEFVRNDCKVFRFCRGKCHKAFKKKRNPRKSKWTKAFRKAAGKDLAVDPSLEFEKRRHVPIKYDRELWKKTIDAMKRVEEIKLKRQNQFIKNRLKKGKELRKEADIKAVKQSIHLIKSPAATAKVLEKKMEVQILQDSDVEMD, encoded by the exons ATGCGCTTggaaaaatgttattattgttcgTCGACAGTTTACCCGGGCCACGGAGTCGAATTCGTAAGGAACGACTGTAAG GTCTTCAGATTTTGTCGCGGCAAATGTCACAAGGCGTTCAAAAAGAAGCGCAACCCGAGAAAGTCGAAATGGACGAAAGCGTTCCGTAAAGCGGCCGGCAAAGATCTGGCCGTCGACCCGTCGTTGGAGTTCGAAAAACGAAGACACGTCCCGATCAAATACGACCGGGAGTTATGGAAGAAAACGATCGACGCGATGAAACGAGTCGAGGAAATTAAACTGAAACgacaaaatcaattcattaaaaacag ATTAAAGAAGGGTAAAGAACTTCGCAAAGAAGCAGATATCAAAGCTGTCAAACAGAGTATACATCTCATCAAGTCGCCTGCTG ctACCGCGAAGGTTTTGGAAAAGAAAATGGAGGTGCAAATATTGCAGGACTCGGATGTCGAAATGGACTAA